One region of Nitrospirota bacterium genomic DNA includes:
- a CDS encoding transporter, whose translation MRAWTLAAVSVVLVGTLAGGPAWAARPFLSTERGPTLDHGTSRVEVGLDAARFSSQTTRYTLKTELTSGLLTKLDFKVEAPYLFTTGPGGTQGEVGDVLLRPKLLLLEGREANPLFIAAELVLKFPSCDEGSTAASVTPSCTGEADLGVLAIASKEFRPVTVHLNLGYTFVGSPPGRTLDDVVNYSLAFEYDTVLPAITVVTELAGVTSRESSVSDDLLDVMIGVTYEVNRRVVLDTSLAVGLSSASPDYAAALGVSYTF comes from the coding sequence ATGAGAGCGTGGACGCTGGCGGCGGTCTCGGTCGTGTTGGTAGGGACCCTGGCCGGCGGTCCCGCGTGGGCGGCCCGTCCGTTTCTTTCGACCGAACGAGGTCCCACGCTCGATCACGGGACGTCTCGAGTGGAGGTTGGGCTCGACGCGGCGCGCTTTTCGTCCCAGACCACCCGGTATACGCTGAAAACCGAGCTGACCTCCGGCCTGTTGACCAAACTCGACTTTAAGGTCGAAGCTCCCTACTTGTTCACCACGGGACCTGGTGGTACGCAGGGAGAGGTGGGGGACGTCCTGCTCCGTCCCAAGCTGCTTCTATTGGAAGGGCGTGAGGCCAACCCGCTCTTCATCGCCGCTGAGCTGGTCCTGAAGTTCCCGAGCTGCGACGAGGGCTCGACCGCCGCGTCGGTGACTCCCTCGTGCACTGGAGAGGCGGATCTGGGTGTGCTCGCAATCGCCTCCAAGGAGTTTCGGCCGGTGACCGTCCATCTCAATCTGGGATACACCTTTGTCGGCAGCCCGCCCGGCCGCACACTCGATGACGTCGTCAACTATTCCTTGGCGTTTGAATACGACACCGTCCTGCCCGCGATCACAGTTGTCACGGAGCTTGCAGGGGTGACCAGTCGGGAATCGAGCGTCTCCGATGACCTGCTCGATGTCATGATCGGGGTGACCTACGAGGTGAATCGACGGGTGGTCTTGGACACCTCGCTTGCGGTCGGGCTGTCGTCCGCGAGTCCGGACTACGCGGCCGCACTCGGCGTGTCCTACACGTTTTGA
- a CDS encoding co-chaperone GroES: MGAETAVRKKVAFKPLKERVFVSYSEEQERTSGGLYIPDAAKEKPQRGKVEAVGGEVKSVKVGDEVLFDKYSGSKISFEGTDYLILKEDDILGILEK; the protein is encoded by the coding sequence ATGGGCGCAGAGACGGCAGTGCGGAAGAAAGTTGCGTTTAAACCGCTCAAGGAACGGGTGTTTGTCAGCTATTCGGAGGAACAGGAGCGAACGAGCGGCGGACTGTACATCCCGGACGCTGCGAAAGAGAAACCCCAGCGGGGAAAAGTCGAGGCCGTTGGCGGCGAGGTGAAGTCCGTGAAGGTGGGCGACGAGGTCCTGTTCGATAAATACTCGGGGAGCAAGATCTCGTTCGAGGGGACCGACTACCTGATCCTCAAGGAAGACGACATCCTGGGGATCCTCGAAAAGTGA
- the trxA gene encoding thioredoxin yields MSQAVKVDTSTWDTVVLKAAGLVMVDFWAAWCRPCQLIAPTIEELAKEYEGRLTVGKLNTDENPDLASRYQIMGIPTLMFFRDGKPVEKIVGAASKQQFKDKIESLLAA; encoded by the coding sequence ATGAGCCAAGCAGTGAAAGTCGATACGTCCACATGGGATACGGTGGTGTTGAAGGCTGCGGGACTGGTCATGGTTGACTTCTGGGCAGCTTGGTGCCGACCTTGCCAATTGATCGCGCCGACGATTGAGGAGCTGGCGAAGGAGTACGAAGGACGTTTGACCGTCGGAAAACTCAACACCGACGAAAACCCCGATCTTGCCAGCCGGTATCAGATCATGGGGATTCCGACGCTGATGTTTTTTCGAGACGGCAAGCCCGTCGAAAAGATTGTGGGGGCGGCTTCCAAGCAACAGTTTAAGGACAAAATCGAGTCGTTACTGGCGGCCTAG
- the recN gene encoding DNA repair protein RecN: MLRDLRVQHFALFDDLHITFGPRLNVLTGETGAGKSLVIDAVTMVRGGRASPDLIRAGCDEAIVEASFTVVHGSDAAAQLATMGYPADDDLVVQRVLSTSGKGRVYINGRPVSASVLAQVTSSLIDLHSQHEHHSLARSDTPLAVLDAYARVEELRRTYQDTWAEWSTLDQALASRATRETTRARETALLAHEVDELSRARVQPHEWDDLERERMVLRHAERLKNVSHDAFSRLQEPDGGILEGVAAIAAELGGVGTLDPKLADAADLAGSAHVQLQEVAAVLRAYVDGFDQDEGRLDTIESRLAELQRLRRKYGVPVDELPVLLEGKRTELLALEREEESDHSLIPRSQAARRRLEALADEWHLRRTDAAAKIESLVDEELARLGMSARFHVEVAPLGEAEIGPGGRDRVDFLIKTNPGEPAKPLRKIASGGELSRVMLALKSVLASVDSVPTLIFDEADAGVGGAAAEVVGRRLRAIADFRQVLCVTHLPQVASGAETHFLVEKSIQRGRTSTTIRQLRDRGRVREVARMLAGQRITTTALRHAEEMIRLISAPPDQRGVPGHQSRAVDSAARDFNA, from the coding sequence ATGCTCCGCGATCTTCGAGTCCAACACTTCGCCCTCTTCGACGACCTTCACATCACGTTCGGCCCACGACTGAACGTCTTGACCGGTGAGACCGGGGCGGGCAAGTCGCTCGTCATCGACGCCGTCACCATGGTACGGGGCGGTCGCGCGTCGCCAGACTTGATTCGCGCTGGGTGCGACGAAGCCATTGTGGAGGCCTCGTTCACCGTTGTCCACGGATCAGACGCCGCCGCGCAACTCGCAACGATGGGTTATCCTGCCGACGACGATCTGGTGGTCCAGCGTGTGTTGTCAACCTCCGGAAAAGGGCGCGTCTACATCAACGGCCGCCCCGTGTCGGCCTCGGTACTGGCGCAGGTCACGAGTTCGCTGATCGACCTCCACAGTCAGCACGAGCACCACTCGCTCGCCCGGTCGGACACCCCTCTCGCCGTGCTGGACGCCTACGCCAGGGTGGAGGAACTTCGGCGGACGTATCAGGATACCTGGGCGGAGTGGTCGACCCTTGACCAGGCCCTCGCGTCACGCGCCACGCGTGAAACGACGAGAGCTCGAGAGACGGCGTTGCTCGCCCACGAGGTCGATGAGCTGAGCCGTGCCCGCGTTCAGCCCCACGAATGGGATGATTTGGAGCGCGAACGGATGGTCCTCAGGCACGCCGAGCGCTTGAAAAACGTCTCGCACGACGCGTTCAGCCGCCTGCAGGAACCGGACGGGGGAATATTGGAGGGCGTGGCCGCAATCGCCGCCGAACTGGGTGGGGTGGGCACCCTTGATCCCAAGTTGGCCGACGCTGCGGATCTCGCAGGCTCCGCCCACGTGCAGCTTCAGGAGGTCGCTGCCGTTCTCAGGGCGTATGTGGACGGTTTCGATCAGGACGAGGGGCGGTTGGATACGATCGAATCACGGTTGGCCGAGTTGCAGCGGCTTCGGAGAAAGTACGGTGTTCCGGTGGATGAGCTGCCCGTTCTCTTGGAGGGTAAGCGTACGGAACTCTTGGCGCTTGAGCGAGAAGAAGAGTCGGATCACAGTCTGATTCCTCGATCCCAAGCGGCGCGACGTCGCTTAGAGGCGTTGGCTGATGAGTGGCATCTTCGACGCACGGACGCAGCGGCGAAGATCGAGTCACTGGTGGATGAGGAACTCGCGCGCCTGGGTATGTCGGCACGATTTCACGTCGAGGTGGCCCCGCTGGGCGAAGCCGAGATCGGACCCGGCGGACGAGATCGCGTCGATTTTCTCATCAAGACCAATCCCGGTGAACCGGCGAAGCCTCTTCGAAAAATCGCATCGGGTGGAGAACTCTCTCGGGTGATGCTGGCGCTCAAGTCGGTTCTCGCGAGCGTGGATTCGGTCCCGACATTGATCTTCGACGAAGCGGATGCGGGGGTGGGTGGTGCGGCAGCGGAGGTGGTTGGGCGCCGTCTCCGAGCGATCGCGGATTTCCGACAGGTACTCTGCGTCACTCATCTCCCTCAGGTAGCGAGCGGAGCCGAAACCCACTTTCTGGTGGAGAAGTCGATCCAACGCGGCCGGACCAGCACCACGATTCGTCAGCTCCGAGACCGCGGGCGGGTCCGCGAGGTCGCGCGCATGCTGGCCGGTCAACGAATCACCACCACCGCTCTCCGGCACGCGGAAGAAATGATCCGATTGATATCCGCCCCGCCGGATCAACGCGGCGTGCCCGGCCACCAATCCCGCGCCGTCGATTCCGCGGCACGGGACTTCAATGCCTGA
- a CDS encoding response regulator has protein sequence MEKAVRENVNVLVVDDEVGPRESLKMILKPFYHVYTAENGSDALALMKIHKIDLVTLDLKMPGLHGTEVLQAIKRDHQDTEVVIVTGFGGLKTAVDGIRFGASDYLLKPFNITEMLTTIRRVLDRRQSTQTPVGNA, from the coding sequence ATGGAAAAAGCCGTTCGAGAAAACGTCAATGTGCTGGTCGTGGACGACGAGGTTGGCCCTCGCGAGTCGCTCAAGATGATTCTGAAACCCTTTTATCACGTCTACACAGCCGAAAACGGCAGCGATGCCCTTGCGCTGATGAAAATCCACAAGATCGATCTGGTCACGCTCGACCTCAAGATGCCAGGGTTGCATGGAACGGAGGTTCTCCAAGCCATCAAACGTGATCATCAGGACACCGAGGTGGTCATCGTGACGGGATTCGGCGGGCTCAAGACCGCGGTCGACGGCATCCGGTTCGGCGCGTCCGACTACCTGCTGAAGCCCTTCAATATCACCGAGATGCTCACCACCATCAGGCGCGTGCTCGATCGGCGGCAGTCCACGCAGACCCCGGTGGGGAACGCGTAG
- the rpmB gene encoding 50S ribosomal protein L28: protein MGRTCAICGKGRQVGFNVSHAHNKTKKVWEPNLHSVHAIVGAAVKRLKVCTGCLKSQRVRKAV, encoded by the coding sequence ATGGGCCGGACATGTGCGATTTGCGGTAAAGGACGACAGGTGGGATTTAACGTGAGTCACGCCCACAACAAGACCAAAAAGGTTTGGGAGCCCAATCTCCACTCGGTTCACGCGATCGTCGGCGCGGCGGTCAAGCGCCTCAAGGTCTGCACCGGTTGTCTGAAATCCCAAAGGGTCCGGAAAGCCGTCTGA
- the groL gene encoding chaperonin GroEL (60 kDa chaperone family; promotes refolding of misfolded polypeptides especially under stressful conditions; forms two stacked rings of heptamers to form a barrel-shaped 14mer; ends can be capped by GroES; misfolded proteins enter the barrel where they are refolded when GroES binds) codes for MAKQITFSEDARASILKGVNQLSNAVKATLGPKGRNAVIEKKFGAPTITKDGVTVAKEVELKDPYENMGAQLVKEVASKTSDVAGDGTTTATVLAQAIFREGVKSVSAGANSMDIKRGIDRAVEVVLDELKKISRPCQTKKEIAQIGTISANNDKAIGDLIAEAMEKVGKDGVITVEEAKSMTTSLDVVEGMQFDRGYLSPYFVTDPERMEAALDDAFILINEKKISTMKDLLPILEQVARMGKPLLIIAEEVEGEALATLVVNKLRGTLNVAAVKAPGFGDRRKAMLEDIAILTGGQVISEDLGLKLENVKITDLGRAKRITIDKDNTTIVEGAGDSGKIQGRVKQIKAQIEETTSDYDREKLQERLAKLVGGVAVINVGAATETEMKEKKARVEDALHATKAAVEEGIVPGGGVALLRCVPALEKLKLDHDQQIGVTIIRRSLEEPIRQIVANAGLEGSVVVDKVRHGSKPTYGFDAATESYVDMIETGIIDPTKVTRTALQNAASVAGLMLTTEVMVAEIPEKEAKTPPMHGGGGMGDMY; via the coding sequence ATGGCGAAACAGATAACATTCAGCGAAGACGCGCGAGCGTCGATCCTGAAAGGGGTCAACCAACTCAGTAATGCCGTGAAAGCCACCTTGGGCCCCAAGGGCCGTAATGCGGTGATCGAGAAGAAGTTCGGTGCGCCGACCATCACCAAAGACGGCGTGACCGTGGCCAAGGAGGTCGAGCTCAAAGACCCATATGAGAACATGGGCGCCCAGCTCGTCAAAGAAGTGGCCAGCAAGACGAGCGATGTGGCGGGTGACGGAACCACGACAGCGACGGTCCTCGCTCAGGCGATCTTCCGGGAGGGAGTAAAGAGCGTATCCGCCGGAGCGAACTCGATGGACATCAAGCGCGGAATCGACCGCGCGGTCGAGGTGGTGCTTGACGAACTGAAAAAGATCAGCCGACCCTGTCAAACCAAAAAAGAAATTGCGCAAATCGGCACGATCTCGGCCAACAACGACAAAGCCATCGGCGATCTCATCGCCGAGGCGATGGAAAAAGTGGGCAAGGACGGCGTGATCACGGTGGAGGAAGCCAAGAGCATGACGACGTCGCTGGATGTCGTCGAGGGGATGCAGTTTGATCGCGGCTACCTCTCTCCGTACTTCGTGACGGATCCGGAGCGGATGGAAGCGGCGTTGGACGACGCGTTCATCCTGATCAACGAGAAAAAGATCAGCACGATGAAAGACTTGCTGCCGATCTTGGAACAGGTGGCGCGCATGGGGAAGCCCCTGTTGATCATCGCCGAGGAAGTCGAAGGCGAGGCGTTGGCCACCCTGGTAGTCAACAAGCTGCGGGGCACCCTGAATGTTGCGGCGGTCAAGGCGCCGGGCTTCGGCGATCGCCGCAAGGCGATGCTCGAGGATATCGCCATTTTGACGGGTGGCCAGGTGATTTCCGAGGATCTCGGCCTCAAGTTGGAGAACGTCAAGATCACCGACCTTGGACGGGCGAAGCGGATCACGATCGACAAAGACAACACGACGATCGTGGAGGGCGCGGGAGACTCGGGCAAGATCCAGGGACGGGTCAAGCAGATTAAGGCCCAGATCGAGGAGACCACCTCGGACTACGACCGCGAGAAGCTCCAGGAGCGATTGGCCAAGCTGGTCGGCGGCGTGGCCGTGATCAACGTCGGAGCCGCGACCGAGACCGAGATGAAGGAGAAGAAAGCGCGAGTCGAGGATGCGCTCCACGCCACCAAGGCGGCGGTGGAAGAGGGGATCGTACCGGGCGGCGGGGTCGCCCTGCTGCGATGTGTTCCGGCCCTCGAAAAACTGAAGTTGGATCACGACCAGCAGATCGGCGTCACCATCATTCGGCGCTCACTCGAAGAGCCGATCCGTCAGATCGTGGCCAACGCCGGGCTGGAGGGATCGGTGGTGGTGGATAAGGTACGCCACGGGTCCAAGCCCACGTACGGATTCGACGCCGCGACCGAATCCTATGTCGATATGATCGAAACCGGGATCATCGATCCGACCAAAGTCACGCGGACGGCGTTGCAAAATGCCGCGAGTGTGGCGGGCTTGATGTTGACGACCGAAGTGATGGTCGCTGAGATTCCCGAGAAAGAGGCCAAAACACCTCCTATGCACGGCGGCGGAGGCATGGGAGACATGTACTAG